The DNA sequence GCCAAAATAATGATACCTGCGGTGTGGGTGTTGTATCAAAAACATTTTCAGATAAAGCACTTCAATTTACCATTCCTTATGCAAAGGAAATGGAAGTTGATAAGTTTGTTGAACTGAATATTAGCAATAATGATTTAATAAAAAGTGCCATGTTAGTCTACCTTGTCCCCCTGCTCTTTTTTATTACTAGTGCATTGATAGCGAAACAGTTTAATATAACCAATGAAGCCATCATTATATTAATCGCGATTAGCTGGGCGGCGGCTGGTTTTGTGATAACTCACTTCGT is a window from the Psychromonas ingrahamii 37 genome containing:
- a CDS encoding SoxR reducing system RseC family protein; this encodes MVAEKGKIIAIEKSEGKTLAHIEYISKSACSSCQNNDTCGVGVVSKTFSDKALQFTIPYAKEMEVDKFVELNISNNDLIKSAMLVYLVPLLFFITSALIAKQFNITNEAIIILIAISWAAAGFVITHFVTKKLYPQKSINQLISSKTIQ